A genome region from Pristis pectinata isolate sPriPec2 chromosome 4, sPriPec2.1.pri, whole genome shotgun sequence includes the following:
- the LOC127569330 gene encoding ribose-phosphate pyrophosphokinase 2-like isoform X2: MLSVAGADHIITMDLHASQIQGFFDIPVDNLYAEPAVLQWIKENIPEWRNSIIVSPDAGGAKRVTSIADRLNVEFALIHKERKKANEVDRMVLVGDVENRVAILVDDMADTCGTICHAADKLLSAGATKVYAILTHGIFSGPAISRINNAAFEAVVVTNTIPQEGKMNVCSKVQVIDISMILAEAIRRTHNGESVSYLFSHVPL, encoded by the exons ATGCTGTCAGTTGCTGGAGCAGATCATATTATCACCATGGATTTGCATGCCTCTCAAATACAG GGTTTCTTTGATATTCCTGTGGATAACTTGTATGCAGAACCAGCAGTACTGCAATGGATAAAGGAAAATATTCCAGAATGGAGGAATTCTATAATTGTGTCTCCAGATGCTGGTGGAGCCAAAAG GGTGACATCAATCGCAGATAGGCTGAATGTTGAATTTGCTCTAATccacaaggaaagaaagaaagcaaatgaggTGGACAGAATGGTACTTGTTGGTGATGTTGAAAACAGAGTGGCCATTCTTGTAGATGACATGGCAGACACATGTGGAACCATATGTCATGCTGCTGATAA GTTGCTGAGTGCTGGTGCAACCAAAGTTTATGCTATCCTTACCCATGGTATCTTCTCTGGCCCTGCAATTAGTCGAATAAACAATGCTGCTTTTGAAGCTGTTGTTGTAACTAACACCATTCCACAAGAAGGAAAAATGAATGTTTGCTCAAAggttcag GTGATTGATATATCTATGATCCTTGCTGAGGCAATTCGTAGAACCCACAATGGTGAATCTGTGTCATACCTATTCAGCCATGTTCCATTGTAA